One stretch of Penaeus chinensis breed Huanghai No. 1 chromosome 27, ASM1920278v2, whole genome shotgun sequence DNA includes these proteins:
- the LOC125039457 gene encoding tRNA methyltransferase 10 homolog A-like: MESTGGVNGVHKEDTLLDNRPPSVEENSNTNNNDNAKSSPVPEQSANGGETQMLSKRQQKKLLRRQKWNETKTERRKKEREKLKKRLVEKRAAGEPCGNIRKKLKQMTMASSSCKQRVVVDMSFDDLMIEKHLSQCVKQVSRCYSANRRVSSPMQLYVTSFEGKCAEVMSKQNGYEHWDVYFKKENYMDIFPKEDIIYLTSESKNVITSVDESKVYVIGGLVDHNVHKGLCLRLAEEKGITHGRLPIDEFIEMKTRKVLTIDHVFRIILGVTEGGSWKEAFLNTIPARKGAVGKDEENDCEDSELDKDVTNNSDDKSEDNPSESKDPVIEEGDAEKS; encoded by the coding sequence ATGGAGTCAACAGGGGGTGTCAATGGCGTTCACAAAGAGGATACCCTTCTCGACAACAGACCTCCCTCAGTTGAAGAAAACAGCAAcacaaacaataatgacaatgccaaATCTTCGCCAGTTCCGGAGCAGAGTGCCAATGGGGGAGAAACTCAGATGCTATCCAAAAGACAGCAGAAGAAGCTTTTGAGGAGACAGAAGTGGAATGAaacgaaaacagagagaagaaagaaggagcggGAAAAGCTGAAAAAGAGGTTGGTGGAGAAGAGGGCGGCCGGGGAGCCCTGTGGCAACATCAGGAAAAAGCTGAAGCAGATGACCATGGCGAGTAGTTCGTGTAAGCAGCGTGTTGTTGTCGACATGTCCTTTGATGACCTCATGATTGAGAAGCATTTGTCTCAGTGCGTCAAACAAGTTAGTCGTTGTTATAGCGCCAACAGGAGAGTCAGCAGCCCTATGCAACTCTATGTAACTAGCTTTGAGGGGAAATGTGCAGAGGTCATGTCTAAACAGAATGGTTATGAACACTGGGATGTGTACTTTAAAAAGGAGAATTATATGGATATTTTCCCAAAAGAAGACATAATATACCTGACAAGTGAATCAAAGAATGTAATTACATCAGTGGATGAGAGTAAAGTGTATGTCATTGGAGGCTTGGTAGACCACAATGTGCATAAAGGGTTGTGTCTTAGATTGGCTGAAGAGAAAGGTATCACTCATGGGAGGCTTCCAATAGACGAATTCATTGAGATGAAGACGAGAAAAGTCTTGACCATCGATCACGTGTTCCGCATTATCCTAGGTGTCACGGAAGGGGGGTCGTGGAAGGAAGCTTTCCTGAACACCATCCCGGCAAGGAAGGGGGCTGTCGGCAAGGATGAGGAAAATGACTGTGAAGATTCTGAACTGGATAAAGATGTGACTAACAATTCAGACGACAAGAGCGAAGACAACCCTTCGGAGAGCAAAGACCCCGTTATCGAAGAAGGTGATGCGGAGAAGAGCTGA